In a genomic window of Streptococcus oralis subsp. tigurinus:
- a CDS encoding Na/Pi cotransporter family protein has product MSINWQEILFHFLGGLGLFLYSIKTMGDGLQQAAGDRLRFYIDKYTSNPFFGVLVGIGMTALIQSSSGVTVITVGLVSAGLLTLRQAIGIVMGANIGTTVTSFIIGFKLGDYALPMLFIGAVCLFFTKNRSINNIGRIIFGVGGIFFALNLMSGAMEPLKDLQVFRDYMVELSKSPILGVFVGTGLTLLIQASSATIGILQNLYASGLIDLQGALPVLFGDNIGTTITAIIASLGANIAAKRVAGAHVVFNVIGTVICIVFLVPFTGLIQWFESTLNLAPEMTIAFAHGTFNITNTIIQFPFIGALAYIVTKLIPGEDEVVKYEALYLDEQLIKQAPSIALGNAKKELLHLGNYAAKAFDLSYDYIINLDEKLAEKGHKTEEAINTIDEKLTRYLISLSSESLSQKESEILTNILDSSRDLERIGDHAEGLLNLTDYLQRKNVQFSDAALEELAEIYQATTAFIKDALDSVENNDIEKAQSLIERHKEINNMERVLRKTHIKRLNKGECSTQAGVNFIDIISHYTRVSDHAMNLAEKVIAEQI; this is encoded by the coding sequence ATGTCCATTAATTGGCAGGAAATTTTATTTCACTTTTTAGGTGGTCTGGGGCTATTCTTATATAGTATCAAGACCATGGGAGACGGTTTGCAACAAGCTGCTGGAGATCGCCTTCGTTTTTACATTGACAAATATACCAGCAATCCCTTCTTCGGTGTGCTGGTTGGTATCGGTATGACGGCGCTGATTCAATCAAGTTCTGGTGTTACTGTCATTACAGTGGGACTAGTCAGTGCGGGACTTTTGACCTTGCGTCAGGCTATCGGTATTGTCATGGGTGCCAATATTGGAACCACCGTTACATCCTTTATCATCGGTTTTAAGCTAGGAGATTATGCCTTACCTATGCTCTTTATCGGAGCTGTTTGTCTTTTCTTCACCAAGAATCGCTCCATCAATAACATCGGACGGATTATCTTTGGTGTGGGTGGTATCTTCTTCGCCCTCAATCTTATGAGCGGTGCAATGGAGCCCCTAAAAGACCTGCAAGTCTTTAGAGACTACATGGTTGAACTAAGTAAGAGTCCTATTCTAGGTGTCTTTGTCGGAACTGGACTGACCCTACTCATTCAAGCTTCATCCGCAACTATCGGTATCTTACAGAACCTGTACGCAAGTGGTTTGATTGACCTACAAGGTGCCCTACCGGTCTTGTTTGGTGATAATATCGGAACGACCATTACAGCCATCATTGCTTCTCTTGGAGCCAATATCGCTGCCAAACGTGTTGCCGGTGCCCATGTCGTCTTTAACGTGATTGGTACGGTCATCTGTATTGTCTTTCTTGTACCTTTCACTGGCTTGATTCAATGGTTTGAATCTACTCTCAATCTAGCTCCAGAAATGACCATTGCCTTTGCCCACGGAACCTTTAATATTACAAATACCATTATCCAGTTCCCATTCATTGGTGCCTTGGCTTACATTGTGACCAAGCTCATTCCTGGTGAAGATGAGGTTGTCAAATACGAAGCTCTCTACTTGGATGAACAACTCATCAAGCAGGCTCCTTCTATCGCTCTAGGAAATGCCAAAAAAGAACTGCTTCACTTGGGGAACTATGCTGCAAAAGCTTTTGACCTTTCCTACGACTACATCATAAATCTAGATGAAAAACTAGCGGAAAAAGGCCACAAGACTGAAGAAGCCATTAACACAATTGACGAGAAACTGACTCGCTACCTGATTAGTCTTTCTAGCGAATCATTGAGCCAAAAGGAAAGTGAAATCTTAACCAATATCCTCGATTCATCTCGTGATTTGGAACGGATTGGGGACCATGCAGAAGGCTTGCTCAACCTAACCGACTACCTCCAACGTAAGAATGTTCAATTTTCTGATGCTGCTTTAGAGGAATTAGCTGAGATTTATCAAGCAACAACTGCATTCATCAAGGATGCCCTTGATAGTGTGGAAAACAATGATATTGAAAAAGCTCAGAGTCTGATTGAACGCCATAAAGAAATCAACAATATGGAACGCGTTCTCAGAAAGACCCACATCAAACGCCTTAACAAGGGTGAGTGTTCTACACAAGCCGGGGTCAACTTTATCGACATCATTTCTCACTACACTCGTGTGTCTGACCATGCTATGAACCTAGCTGAAAAGGTCATCGCTGAACAAATCTAA
- a CDS encoding ABC transporter permease has protein sequence MKLSHILTGLLLLLVFLSITIGTSDFSWEKFFAFDQQTWLLFQESRLPRTISILLAASSMSMAGLLMQTITQNQFAAPSTVGTTEAAKLGMVLSLFVFPSASLTQKMLFAFGSSILFTLFFLAFMTIFSVKERWMLPLIGIIYSGIIGSITEVIAYRFNLVQSMTAWTQGSFSMIQTHQYEWLFLGLIILIAVWKLSQTFTIMNLGKETSESLGISYSLLEKLALFLVALTTSVTMITVGALPFLGVIVPNLIRKRYGDNLSQTKLMVALVGANLVLACDILSRVLIRPYELSVSLLLGIIGSLVFILLLWRGGQKDAV, from the coding sequence ATGAAACTCTCTCATATTTTAACAGGCTTACTTCTACTCCTGGTCTTTCTCTCCATTACCATTGGAACCAGTGATTTTTCTTGGGAAAAATTCTTTGCTTTTGACCAACAGACCTGGCTTCTCTTTCAAGAGTCGCGTCTTCCAAGAACCATCAGTATTCTCCTTGCAGCCTCTAGTATGAGCATGGCAGGACTCCTCATGCAGACCATTACTCAAAATCAGTTTGCTGCTCCGAGTACAGTCGGAACGACAGAAGCCGCCAAACTGGGAATGGTGTTGAGCCTCTTTGTCTTTCCGTCTGCGAGTCTGACCCAAAAGATGCTCTTTGCTTTTGGCTCATCCATTTTATTTACTCTCTTCTTCCTGGCCTTTATGACTATTTTTTCTGTAAAGGAAAGGTGGATGTTGCCCTTGATCGGGATCATCTATAGTGGGATTATCGGTTCTATCACAGAAGTTATCGCCTATCGTTTCAATCTGGTTCAGAGTATGACGGCCTGGACCCAGGGCTCCTTCTCCATGATTCAGACCCATCAGTATGAGTGGCTCTTCTTAGGCCTCATCATCCTGATAGCCGTTTGGAAATTATCCCAAACCTTCACCATCATGAATCTAGGCAAGGAAACCAGCGAGAGTTTGGGGATTTCTTACTCCCTACTTGAAAAGCTGGCCCTCTTTCTAGTGGCGCTAACGACAAGTGTCACCATGATTACCGTGGGTGCCTTGCCTTTTCTCGGGGTCATCGTTCCCAATCTTATCCGCAAGCGCTATGGAGATAATCTGAGTCAAACCAAACTCATGGTCGCACTGGTCGGAGCCAATCTGGTTCTGGCCTGCGACATCCTCTCTCGAGTCTTGATTCGGCCCTATGAGCTGTCTGTCAGTCTCTTACTAGGAATCATCGGCAGCCTCGTCTTTATCCTACTTCTATGGAGAGGGGGACAAAAGGATGCAGTTTAA
- a CDS encoding endo-beta-N-acetylglucosaminidase: protein MKDLFFEKRCRYSIRKLSIGACSLMIGSALFASPALAEQVTAPETATNTSAQATSASETASPDTATIEKQLEETENKVAEQPISENSPAIADLLNEKEEAKPAPTDKVEKPAPATDKEGAKPEEAPQVADKKADKPSLADVPKNEEKSLRPKEIKFDTWDDLLKWEPGAREDDPINRSSVELAKRHRGQLVNEKASRRAKVQALANTNSKAKDHASVGGEEFKAYAFDYWQYLDSMVFWEGLVPTPDVIDAGHRNGVPVYGTLFFNWSNSIADQEKFAAALKQDEDGTFPIARKLVDLAKYYGFDGYFINQETTGELVAPLGEKMRQFMLYTKEYAAKVNHPIKYAWYDAMTYKYGRYHEDGLGDYNYQFMQKEGDKVPADQFFANFNWNKEKNDHSVEMAKWLERSQYDVFAGLELQQGGSYKTKVKWDALLDEKGKLRLSLGLFAPDTITSLGKTGEDYHKNEDIFFTGYQGDPTAQKPADKEWYGIANLVADRTPAVGRTFTTSFNTGHGRKWFVDGKVSKDSEWNYRSVSGVLPTWRWWQTSTGEKLRAEYDFTDAYNGGNSLKFSGDVAGKTDQDVNLYSTKLEVTEKTKLRVAHKGGKGSKVYMAFSTTPDYKFEDAAAWKELTLSDDWKNEEFDLSSLAGKTIYAIKLFFEHEGAVKDYQFNLGQLTISDNHQAPQAPTGLSVVKQSLKNAQEAEAVVQFAGNQDADFYEVYEKDGDNWRLLTGSSASTIYLPKVSRPANVTGRTQELKVVAVGKNGLRSEAATASFNWGMTVQDTTLPRPLAENIVPGATVIGSTFPNTEGGEGIEGMLNGTITSLSDKWSSAQLSGSVDIRLTKPRTVVRWVMDHAGAGGESVNDGLMNTKDFDLYYKDADGEWKLAKEVRGNKAHVTDITLDKPITAQDWRLKVITSDNGTPWKAIRIYNWKMYETLDTESQNIPMAKVAARSLGNHQVQLGFSDVPAGATITVYDKADSQTPIATLKSETGGDLATAPLAFDKQPTLLYYRTQLPGKEISNTLAVAIPQDERKIAAVSLEKGPKKTVYKEGENLDLRGGTLRVQYEGGQADELINLTHSGVTVSGYNAHQKGEQKLTVSYLGLPVTGDLKVQVTGQDEGKPKEVAGLYITQKPKTDYLVGEQLDLAEGRFGVLYDDETEESHAFTDQGVEITGYDAQKTGRQTLTLHYKGHTAEFDVLVSPKAAVNDEYLKQEITAAQGRQSTLAYTFSSEDKQAVLVEKLNAAKAVAENHDASQEEVNKALNELKQAGADLDGNQRYQTAREELEGLLESLREKNPKAELIEQAETLLASEMPTPQAFADMKEKLNKKLAPAEESHHVGSMDPNEVAPTVEDLPELVIETETTAYERQERPNSEFLKGQRRVVQVGVEGQVRRLVEVDAKGNRTLRSTKVLKEAIPEITEVGTKVLSSNQPAEGVKDLVLETPKLEVEEGTVSFEHQERPNAALLKGKRQLVQAGVEGQVRRFVEVDAQGKRTLHSTEVLKEALPEIVEVGTKEEQVSQTRDQALLATPAKVEEVSKELPNTGATRDASLVALGLLGVMSGYGLLAGKKRED, encoded by the coding sequence ATGAAAGATCTATTTTTTGAAAAACGGTGCCGTTACAGTATTCGCAAGCTGTCAATCGGAGCTTGTTCCTTGATGATTGGTTCAGCTCTATTTGCGAGTCCAGCCCTTGCTGAACAAGTCACTGCCCCTGAAACAGCTACTAATACGAGCGCTCAAGCTACAAGCGCTAGTGAAACAGCGAGTCCAGACACTGCAACCATCGAAAAACAATTAGAAGAAACTGAAAACAAAGTAGCTGAGCAACCAATTTCAGAAAACTCTCCAGCAATAGCTGATTTGCTCAATGAAAAAGAAGAGGCAAAGCCGGCTCCGACAGATAAAGTTGAGAAGCCAGCTCCAGCAACTGACAAAGAAGGAGCCAAGCCAGAGGAGGCGCCTCAAGTAGCTGATAAAAAAGCCGACAAACCAAGTCTAGCAGACGTTCCTAAAAATGAAGAGAAGAGTCTCCGGCCAAAAGAAATCAAGTTTGATACTTGGGATGATTTGTTGAAATGGGAACCGGGTGCGCGTGAGGATGATCCTATTAACCGTTCCTCAGTTGAACTCGCCAAGCGCCATAGAGGGCAGTTGGTCAATGAAAAAGCAAGCAGAAGAGCCAAGGTTCAGGCGCTAGCAAATACCAACTCAAAGGCCAAAGACCACGCTTCTGTAGGTGGAGAAGAATTCAAGGCCTACGCCTTCGATTACTGGCAATACTTGGATTCAATGGTCTTCTGGGAAGGTCTAGTTCCAACTCCAGATGTCATTGATGCCGGTCACCGCAACGGAGTTCCCGTTTATGGAACCCTCTTTTTCAACTGGTCAAACAGTATTGCTGACCAAGAGAAATTTGCCGCTGCCTTGAAACAAGATGAGGATGGCACCTTCCCAATTGCACGCAAGCTCGTTGATCTTGCTAAGTATTACGGATTTGATGGCTATTTCATTAATCAGGAAACAACGGGGGAATTGGTAGCACCTCTTGGTGAAAAAATGCGCCAATTCATGCTCTATACAAAAGAATATGCAGCCAAAGTCAACCACCCAATCAAGTATGCTTGGTACGATGCCATGACCTACAAATACGGTCGTTACCACGAAGATGGTCTAGGTGATTACAACTACCAGTTCATGCAAAAAGAAGGAGACAAAGTTCCTGCGGACCAATTCTTTGCCAATTTCAACTGGAACAAGGAAAAGAATGACCACTCCGTAGAGATGGCCAAATGGCTAGAACGTAGCCAATATGATGTCTTTGCAGGCTTGGAATTGCAACAAGGTGGTTCTTATAAGACCAAAGTCAAATGGGATGCTCTCTTGGATGAAAAGGGTAAGTTGCGTTTGTCACTTGGACTTTTTGCACCAGATACGATTACCAGTCTAGGAAAAACAGGCGAAGACTACCACAAGAACGAAGACATCTTCTTTACAGGTTACCAAGGAGATCCAACGGCTCAAAAACCAGCAGATAAAGAGTGGTATGGAATTGCCAATTTAGTTGCTGACCGTACACCAGCAGTAGGACGTACCTTCACCACCTCTTTTAATACAGGTCATGGTAGAAAATGGTTTGTTGACGGTAAAGTTTCTAAGGATTCTGAGTGGAACTACCGTTCTGTTTCAGGTGTTTTGCCAACATGGCGCTGGTGGCAGACTTCGACAGGTGAAAAACTTCGTGCAGAATATGACTTTACAGATGCCTATAATGGTGGGAACTCCCTTAAATTCTCAGGTGATGTAGCTGGTAAGACGGACCAGGATGTGAATTTGTATTCTACCAAACTAGAAGTAACGGAGAAAACCAAACTTCGTGTTGCCCACAAGGGAGGAAAAGGCTCTAAAGTTTATATGGCCTTCTCTACGACTCCAGACTACAAATTTGAGGATGCAGCTGCATGGAAAGAACTGACTCTCTCTGATGACTGGAAGAATGAAGAATTTGACCTCAGCTCACTAGCAGGTAAAACCATCTATGCAATCAAACTCTTCTTCGAACATGAAGGGGCTGTAAAAGATTATCAGTTCAACCTAGGTCAATTAACCATTTCAGACAATCACCAAGCCCCGCAAGCTCCAACAGGACTCTCAGTGGTGAAACAATCTCTTAAAAATGCCCAAGAAGCTGAAGCAGTGGTCCAGTTTGCGGGTAACCAAGATGCAGATTTCTATGAAGTCTACGAAAAAGATGGGGATAACTGGCGTTTGTTGACAGGATCATCTGCTTCCACTATCTACTTGCCAAAAGTTAGCCGTCCTGCTAATGTGACTGGTAGGACTCAGGAACTGAAAGTCGTTGCAGTTGGTAAAAATGGCCTCCGTTCTGAAGCGGCGACGGCATCCTTTAACTGGGGGATGACAGTTCAGGATACAACTCTCCCAAGACCTTTGGCTGAAAATATTGTTCCAGGGGCAACGGTTATTGGTAGCACTTTCCCAAATACTGAAGGTGGAGAAGGCATTGAAGGTATGTTGAACGGTACCATTACTAGCCTGTCAGACAAGTGGTCTTCAGCTCAGTTGAGCGGTAGTGTGGATATTCGTTTGACCAAGCCACGTACCGTTGTTAGATGGGTCATGGATCATGCGGGAGCTGGTGGTGAGTCTGTCAACGACGGTTTGATGAACACCAAAGACTTTGACCTTTATTATAAAGATGCAGATGGTGAGTGGAAACTAGCTAAGGAAGTCCGTGGCAACAAAGCACACGTGACAGATATCACTCTTGACAAACCAATCACCGCGCAAGACTGGCGTCTAAAAGTTATCACTTCAGATAACGGAACACCTTGGAAAGCAATTCGTATCTATAACTGGAAGATGTACGAAACCTTGGACACAGAAAGTCAAAATATTCCAATGGCTAAGGTAGCTGCTCGTTCACTTGGAAACCACCAAGTTCAACTAGGCTTCTCTGATGTTCCAGCAGGCGCAACCATCACCGTTTACGACAAGGCAGATTCACAAACACCGATTGCAACTTTGAAGTCTGAAACTGGAGGCGACTTGGCAACAGCACCATTGGCCTTTGACAAGCAACCAACTCTCCTCTACTATCGTACCCAACTACCTGGTAAAGAAATCAGTAACACCTTGGCAGTAGCGATTCCGCAGGATGAGAGAAAAATTGCTGCAGTTAGCCTTGAAAAAGGACCTAAGAAGACGGTTTATAAAGAAGGTGAAAATCTCGACCTCAGAGGTGGAACCCTCCGTGTTCAGTACGAAGGGGGACAAGCCGATGAGCTGATTAACCTTACTCACTCAGGTGTGACAGTATCTGGCTACAACGCTCATCAAAAAGGGGAACAAAAGCTCACAGTCAGCTACCTTGGACTTCCAGTTACTGGAGACTTGAAGGTACAAGTGACAGGTCAAGATGAAGGAAAACCAAAGGAAGTAGCAGGTCTGTACATTACTCAGAAACCGAAAACGGACTATCTAGTAGGAGAGCAACTGGATCTTGCAGAAGGGCGCTTCGGCGTTCTCTATGATGATGAGACAGAAGAAAGCCATGCCTTCACGGATCAAGGTGTTGAAATTACGGGCTACGATGCTCAAAAGACTGGTCGTCAGACCTTGACCCTTCATTACAAGGGACACACAGCTGAGTTTGACGTCTTGGTTTCTCCAAAAGCAGCTGTCAACGACGAGTACCTCAAACAAGAAATTACTGCTGCCCAAGGTCGTCAGTCAACCCTTGCCTATACCTTCTCAAGTGAGGACAAACAAGCTGTACTAGTAGAGAAACTTAATGCAGCGAAAGCTGTTGCAGAAAACCATGATGCCAGTCAAGAAGAAGTCAACAAAGCCTTGAATGAATTGAAACAAGCTGGAGCGGACTTGGATGGAAATCAACGTTATCAGACTGCTAGAGAAGAATTGGAAGGCTTGCTCGAATCCCTTCGTGAAAAAAATCCTAAAGCTGAGTTGATTGAACAAGCAGAAACTTTGTTGGCTTCAGAGATGCCAACTCCACAAGCTTTTGCGGACATGAAAGAAAAGCTGAATAAGAAACTAGCTCCTGCAGAAGAAAGTCACCATGTTGGAAGTATGGATCCAAATGAAGTGGCCCCAACAGTTGAGGATCTCCCTGAACTAGTTATTGAAACTGAAACAACAGCCTATGAACGTCAGGAGCGACCAAACTCCGAATTTCTCAAAGGACAACGCCGTGTTGTGCAAGTAGGAGTTGAAGGCCAAGTTCGTCGTCTAGTAGAAGTAGATGCCAAAGGCAATCGCACCCTTCGTTCAACTAAAGTTCTCAAGGAAGCAATCCCAGAAATCACAGAAGTAGGTACAAAAGTTCTATCAAGCAACCAACCAGCTGAAGGTGTGAAAGATTTAGTTCTAGAAACTCCGAAACTGGAAGTTGAAGAGGGAACAGTTTCCTTCGAACATCAGGAACGACCAAATGCAGCCCTTCTCAAAGGCAAACGCCAGCTAGTTCAAGCAGGAGTTGAGGGCCAAGTTCGTCGCTTTGTAGAAGTTGATGCTCAGGGCAAACGCACCCTTCATTCTACTGAGGTTCTCAAGGAAGCTCTTCCAGAAATTGTTGAAGTAGGAACGAAAGAAGAGCAAGTCTCACAAACAAGGGATCAAGCGCTTTTAGCAACGCCAGCAAAAGTTGAAGAAGTAAGTAAAGAGCTGCCAAATACGGGAGCGACAAGAGATGCTAGTCTAGTAGCGCTGGGACTCCTCGGAGTAATGAGTGGCTACGGCTTGCTTGCTGGAAAGAAGAGAGAAGATTAA
- a CDS encoding iron chelate uptake ABC transporter family permease subunit, translating into MQFKSKHTKLFCLLIVLAVGACLLYFWPITNLSAFAWKLRSQKIIVYLLVAIATGISTISFQTLTENRFLTPSILGIEAFYVLLQTLLLIFESKFLQLGKSPILEFLVLLLLQSLFFLALQNYLKTLMKQDLVFILLICLALGSLFRNISTFLQVLMDPNEYDKLQNSLFASFQHLNTPILAIGSLIILALTIFFFRKAVILDVLHLQRETAQILGLDVEKEQRELLWAIVLLTSTATALVGPMAFFGFMLANLTYLIVKDYRHKLLFIVAILIGFISLTLGQALIERVFALEIRISMIIESVGGFLFFILLYRRARR; encoded by the coding sequence ATGCAGTTTAAAAGCAAACATACCAAACTCTTCTGCCTTCTCATTGTTCTGGCCGTCGGAGCTTGTCTCCTCTACTTTTGGCCCATCACTAACCTGTCTGCCTTTGCCTGGAAGCTGCGTTCCCAAAAAATCATCGTTTATCTCTTGGTAGCCATCGCGACTGGAATTTCGACCATTAGTTTTCAAACCTTGACGGAAAATCGCTTTCTGACGCCAAGTATTTTGGGAATCGAAGCCTTCTATGTCTTGCTACAAACCCTGCTACTGATATTTGAAAGCAAATTTCTACAGCTTGGAAAGTCTCCTATCTTAGAATTTCTAGTCTTGCTTCTGCTTCAATCCCTCTTTTTTCTCGCCTTACAAAACTACTTGAAAACGCTGATGAAGCAAGACCTGGTCTTCATTCTGCTAATCTGTCTAGCACTCGGAAGTCTCTTTCGAAATATCAGTACCTTCCTCCAAGTCCTGATGGATCCAAATGAATACGATAAACTGCAAAACAGTCTCTTTGCTTCCTTTCAGCATCTCAACACTCCCATCCTAGCCATCGGTTCTCTAATCATCCTCGCTTTGACAATCTTTTTCTTTCGAAAAGCAGTTATTCTGGATGTCTTACACCTGCAAAGAGAAACGGCTCAGATACTGGGACTCGATGTTGAAAAAGAACAGAGAGAACTCCTCTGGGCCATCGTGCTTTTGACCTCAACAGCCACTGCCTTGGTAGGGCCTATGGCCTTCTTTGGCTTTATGCTGGCCAATCTCACTTACCTGATTGTCAAAGATTATCGACACAAGTTGCTCTTTATCGTAGCCATTCTAATTGGATTTATTAGCTTAACCTTGGGGCAAGCCCTCATCGAACGAGTCTTTGCGCTGGAAATTCGCATCAGCATGATTATTGAGAGTGTGGGTGGCTTCTTATTCTTTATCTTACTTTACAGGAGGGCACGTCGGTGA
- the pepA gene encoding glutamyl aminopeptidase, with protein MTTLFSKIKEVTELAAISGHEAPVRTYLREKLTPHVDEVVTDGLGGIFGIKHSEVADAPRVLVASHMDEVGFMVSEIKQDGTFRVVEIGGWNPMVVSSQRFKLFTRDGREIPVISGSVPPHLTRGTGGPTMPAISDIIFDGGFADKAEAESFGIRPGDTIVPDSSAILTANEKNIISKAWDNRYGVLMVSELAEALSGQKLGNELYLGANVQEEVGLRGAHTSTTKFDPEVFLAVDCSPAGDVYGGQGKIGDGTLIRFYDPGHLLLPGMKDFLLTTAEEAGIKYQYYCGKGGTDAGAAHLKNGGVPSTTIGVCARYIHSHQTLYAMDDFLEAQAFLQALVKKLDRSTVDLIKNY; from the coding sequence ATGACAACATTATTTTCAAAAATCAAAGAAGTAACAGAGCTTGCTGCGATCTCAGGCCACGAAGCGCCTGTCCGGACTTATCTTCGTGAAAAGTTGACACCGCACGTGGATGAAGTAGTGACAGATGGCTTAGGTGGTATTTTCGGTATCAAGCATTCAGAAGTTGCGGATGCCCCACGCGTCTTGGTCGCTTCTCATATGGACGAAGTTGGTTTTATGGTCAGCGAAATTAAGCAAGATGGAACCTTCCGTGTGGTTGAAATCGGTGGCTGGAACCCTATGGTGGTCAGCAGTCAACGCTTCAAACTCTTTACTCGTGACGGTCGTGAAATTCCAGTGATCTCAGGTTCTGTCCCTCCACATTTGACACGTGGAACAGGTGGACCAACTATGCCAGCTATTTCAGATATCATTTTTGATGGTGGGTTTGCAGACAAGGCTGAAGCAGAAAGCTTTGGTATCCGTCCAGGTGACACCATTGTCCCTGATAGCTCAGCTATCTTGACAGCCAATGAAAAAAATATCATCTCAAAAGCTTGGGATAACCGCTATGGTGTCCTCATGGTAAGCGAGTTAGCAGAAGCCTTGTCAGGTCAAAAACTCGGAAATGAACTCTATCTTGGTGCCAATGTCCAAGAAGAAGTTGGTCTCCGTGGCGCTCATACTTCCACAACTAAGTTTGACCCAGAAGTTTTTCTGGCAGTTGACTGTTCGCCAGCAGGTGATGTCTACGGCGGCCAAGGTAAGATTGGGGATGGAACCTTGATTCGCTTCTACGATCCAGGTCACTTGCTTCTCCCAGGTATGAAGGATTTCCTTTTGACAACGGCTGAAGAAGCTGGCATCAAGTATCAATACTACTGTGGAAAAGGTGGAACAGACGCTGGCGCAGCTCATTTGAAAAATGGTGGGGTTCCATCAACAACTATCGGTGTTTGCGCTCGTTATATCCATTCTCACCAAACTCTCTACGCGATGGATGACTTCTTAGAAGCCCAAGCTTTCTTGCAAGCCTTGGTGAAAAAATTGGATCGTTCAACGGTTGATTTGATTAAAAATTATTAA
- a CDS encoding ABC transporter ATP-binding protein, which yields MKLENIDKSIQKQDILQDISLEVSPHKLTAFIGPNGAGKSTLLSIMSRLTKKDQGILSIKGREIESWNSQELAKELTILKQKINYQAKLTVEELVSFGRFPYSHGRLKAEDWGKIRETLDYLELTNLKDRYIDSLSGGQLQRVFIAMVLAQDTDFILLDEPLNNLDIKQSVSMMQILRQLVEELGKTIIIVLHDINMASQYADEIVAFKDGQVFCKGTTAQIMQADLLSQLYEIPITLADINGKKICIYS from the coding sequence GTGAAACTGGAAAACATTGACAAATCCATTCAAAAACAAGATATTTTGCAAGACATTTCGCTTGAAGTCAGTCCTCATAAACTGACAGCCTTCATTGGTCCAAATGGTGCTGGAAAATCAACTCTTCTCTCCATCATGAGCAGACTGACCAAGAAAGATCAGGGAATTCTTAGTATCAAAGGGCGTGAAATCGAGAGTTGGAATTCGCAAGAACTAGCCAAAGAACTGACTATCCTAAAGCAGAAGATCAATTACCAAGCCAAATTGACTGTAGAAGAACTGGTCAGCTTTGGACGTTTTCCCTACAGCCATGGTCGACTGAAGGCAGAAGACTGGGGAAAAATCCGAGAAACTCTGGACTATCTGGAACTGACCAACTTAAAAGACCGCTACATTGATAGCCTGTCTGGTGGACAGTTGCAACGTGTCTTTATCGCTATGGTACTAGCCCAGGATACAGACTTTATCTTGCTGGACGAACCGCTTAATAATCTCGATATCAAGCAAAGCGTCAGCATGATGCAGATACTTCGGCAACTGGTGGAGGAACTAGGGAAGACCATTATCATCGTCCTCCACGATATCAACATGGCTAGCCAGTATGCGGATGAAATTGTTGCCTTTAAAGACGGTCAAGTCTTTTGCAAGGGAACGACTGCTCAAATCATGCAGGCTGACCTGCTCAGTCAACTCTATGAGATTCCCATCACGCTGGCTGATATCAATGGCAAAAAGATCTGTATCTATAGCTAG
- a CDS encoding bacteriocin immunity protein: protein MAEPNLESLIRDLYNHARQGLSEDLVAALLETAKKLPTTNEQLLAVRLSGLVTRELLINPKHPAPELINLARFIKREEAKYRGTAVSAIMFGELFKML, encoded by the coding sequence ATGGCAGAACCAAACCTAGAAAGCCTTATAAGAGATCTCTACAACCATGCTCGTCAGGGCTTGAGTGAAGATTTAGTTGCTGCTCTCCTAGAGACTGCTAAAAAACTACCCACTACAAATGAGCAATTACTAGCAGTCCGACTCTCAGGACTGGTCACCCGTGAATTGCTCATCAATCCCAAACACCCAGCACCTGAGTTGATCAACTTGGCGCGTTTTATCAAAAGAGAAGAAGCCAAGTACAGGGGCACTGCAGTTTCTGCTATTATGTTTGGTGAACTCTTTAAAATGCTTTGA